Proteins encoded together in one Paracidovorax wautersii window:
- a CDS encoding YnfA family protein encodes MPGLKTLALYLVTAVAEIVGCYLPWLWLRQDRSAWLLVPAAASLALFAWLLTLHPAAAGRVYAAYGGVYVAVALAWLWLVDGIRPGLWDVVGVGVTLAGMAIIAFAPRSAG; translated from the coding sequence ATGCCTGGACTCAAGACCCTCGCCCTGTACCTGGTGACCGCCGTGGCCGAGATCGTCGGCTGCTACCTGCCGTGGCTGTGGCTGCGGCAGGACCGCAGCGCCTGGCTGCTGGTGCCGGCGGCGGCCAGCCTGGCGCTCTTCGCCTGGCTGCTCACGCTGCATCCGGCGGCTGCCGGCCGGGTGTATGCCGCCTACGGTGGCGTGTATGTGGCGGTGGCCCTGGCCTGGCTGTGGTTGGTGGACGGCATCCGGCCCGGGTTGTGGGACGTGGTGGGCGTGGGGGTCACGCTGGCCGGCATGGCCATCATCGCCTTCGCGCCACGCAGCGCGGGGTGA
- a CDS encoding EAL domain-containing protein: MTVSSTPRPSFWHWMPGVIVALAGLAATYALWHQQSTSVSAMAQVRFTQEARSFSDALQLRLGAHTELLTGLANLFTINPDLNRRDFERVARDLDLTRYRGSVRNVAFTRYVPASAKAAFEARARTDASADGRLYPDFAIHPAGDRPEHYVVDYLWPRTGNDGVLGLDIVSQPANLESLQRARDTRRIAMSAPFDLVQEREHRTGFNIRVPVFIDTPGGAPRFIGAVGATIRAHDMVGSLREEGYLKGVALSLEDLGSVDAPAATPSTLLPRDTGTVYSSARLDSEIDAGGRRWRLSFQPLSDFLSSSERQLPWLLALGGLVVTALLTALVTLLVLRRAQALNDVRVAGGALQDSEERFRTVFRQAAVGVAQTRTDTGQLVRVNEKFSQLMGYSVEELQRMRFQDLTHPDDLGADLDLTRRLASGEIPEFHMEKRYLHRDGHVVWAELTVSPMRMPGGGSEFHIAVVQDITARKEMAEALRTSEQRLRGILLRMPVGVCLVQKDGTISFRNERYLQICGYGEDVAPNADSWWRLAFPDPDRRAVARGEWQRARTAAQEGDGSIAPGEYMLTGRDGQIRTVEVSGVMLGEDHLVTMVDLSQRKAAEQEIHSLAYYDPLTRLPNRRLLLDRLQQALAVSARRQRCGAVLMLDLDNFKTLNETRGLDRGDALLREVALRLRGCLQGQDTVARHGGDEFVVVLEDLDDTPQEAGARAEEAGQRILAALREPFVLDGEAHHSTLSMGIAIFQGQRESAEELLKRGELAMYQAKAAGRNTLQFYDPQMQALVEARAALESDMRAGLAQGQFELFYQPQVVQGRITGAEALLRWRHPLKGFVSPAEFIPLAEDCGLILPLGEWVLHTACERLAQWAHQPGLATLGLAVNVSPRQFHQSGFVAQVLAALASTGADGRRLKLELTEGLLLQDVEDTIAKMAQLRAYGVGFSLDDFGTGYSSLAYLKRLPLDELKIDQSFVRDVLTDPNDAAIARTIVGLGTSLGLRVIAEGVETEAQRAFLERNHCHAWQGYLLSPPLVAPAFEALVAERAGAATA, translated from the coding sequence ATGACGGTTTCTTCTACGCCGCGCCCATCGTTCTGGCACTGGATGCCGGGCGTGATCGTTGCGCTGGCGGGCCTGGCCGCCACCTATGCGCTGTGGCATCAGCAGTCCACTTCCGTCTCCGCCATGGCGCAGGTGCGGTTCACGCAGGAGGCGCGGTCCTTCTCCGATGCGCTGCAGCTGCGGCTCGGCGCCCATACCGAGCTGCTGACGGGCCTGGCCAACCTCTTCACCATCAATCCGGACCTGAACCGGCGCGATTTCGAGCGCGTGGCGCGTGACCTCGACTTGACCCGCTACCGCGGCAGCGTGCGCAACGTGGCGTTCACACGCTATGTGCCCGCGTCGGCCAAGGCCGCCTTCGAGGCGCGGGCGCGCACCGATGCCTCGGCAGACGGCCGGCTGTACCCTGACTTCGCGATCCACCCGGCTGGCGACCGGCCCGAGCATTACGTGGTGGACTATCTCTGGCCCCGTACCGGCAACGACGGGGTGCTGGGCCTGGATATCGTTTCGCAGCCCGCCAATCTGGAGTCGCTGCAGCGCGCCCGGGACACGCGCCGGATCGCCATGTCCGCACCCTTCGACCTGGTGCAGGAGCGGGAGCACCGCACGGGGTTCAATATCCGCGTTCCGGTGTTCATCGACACGCCCGGCGGCGCGCCGCGCTTCATCGGCGCGGTGGGGGCGACCATCCGCGCCCACGACATGGTCGGCTCGCTGCGCGAAGAAGGCTATCTCAAGGGCGTGGCCCTGAGCCTGGAGGATCTGGGTTCCGTCGACGCCCCCGCGGCCACGCCGAGCACGCTGCTGCCGCGCGACACCGGCACGGTGTATTCGTCCGCGCGCCTGGACAGCGAGATCGACGCCGGCGGCCGCCGCTGGCGCCTGAGCTTCCAGCCGCTGTCGGACTTCCTGTCGTCCTCCGAGCGTCAGCTGCCCTGGTTGCTGGCGCTGGGCGGGCTGGTGGTGACGGCACTGCTCACCGCCCTGGTGACGCTGCTGGTGCTGCGCCGGGCCCAGGCGCTGAACGACGTCCGCGTGGCGGGCGGCGCGCTGCAGGACAGCGAGGAGCGCTTTCGCACCGTGTTCCGCCAGGCCGCCGTCGGCGTGGCGCAGACCCGGACCGACACGGGCCAGCTGGTGCGCGTCAACGAGAAATTCAGCCAGCTGATGGGCTACAGCGTCGAGGAACTGCAGCGCATGCGCTTTCAGGACCTGACGCATCCCGACGACCTAGGGGCCGATCTCGACCTTACGCGGCGCCTGGCGAGCGGCGAGATTCCCGAGTTCCACATGGAGAAGCGCTATCTGCACCGGGACGGCCATGTCGTCTGGGCAGAGCTCACGGTGTCGCCCATGCGCATGCCGGGCGGCGGCTCCGAGTTCCACATCGCAGTGGTGCAGGACATCACGGCCCGCAAGGAGATGGCGGAGGCCCTGCGCACCAGCGAGCAGCGCCTGCGCGGCATCCTGCTGCGCATGCCGGTCGGGGTGTGCCTCGTTCAGAAGGACGGCACCATCAGCTTCCGCAACGAACGCTACCTTCAGATCTGCGGCTACGGGGAAGACGTCGCGCCCAATGCCGACAGCTGGTGGCGCCTGGCCTTCCCGGACCCGGACCGCCGTGCCGTCGCGCGCGGCGAGTGGCAGCGCGCCCGCACGGCCGCGCAGGAAGGCGACGGCTCCATCGCGCCCGGCGAATACATGCTCACCGGGCGCGATGGACAGATCCGCACCGTGGAGGTCTCGGGCGTGATGCTCGGCGAGGACCACCTGGTGACCATGGTGGATCTGAGCCAGCGCAAGGCCGCGGAGCAGGAAATCCATTCCCTGGCGTACTACGACCCGCTCACCCGGCTGCCCAACCGCCGCCTGCTGCTCGACCGGCTGCAGCAAGCCCTGGCCGTGAGCGCCCGGCGCCAGCGCTGCGGCGCGGTGCTGATGCTGGACCTGGACAACTTCAAGACCCTGAACGAGACCCGCGGGCTGGACCGCGGCGATGCCTTGCTGCGCGAGGTGGCGCTGCGCCTGCGCGGCTGCCTGCAGGGCCAGGACACCGTCGCCCGCCATGGCGGCGACGAGTTCGTGGTGGTGCTGGAGGATCTGGACGACACCCCGCAGGAAGCCGGCGCGCGGGCGGAAGAGGCGGGCCAGCGCATCTTGGCGGCGCTGCGCGAGCCTTTCGTGCTCGACGGCGAGGCGCACCACAGCACGCTCAGCATGGGCATCGCCATCTTCCAGGGCCAGCGCGAGTCGGCCGAAGAGCTGCTCAAGCGCGGCGAGCTGGCCATGTACCAGGCCAAGGCCGCGGGCCGCAACACCCTGCAGTTCTACGATCCGCAGATGCAGGCGCTGGTGGAGGCCCGCGCGGCGCTGGAGTCCGACATGCGGGCGGGCCTGGCCCAGGGACAGTTCGAGTTGTTCTACCAGCCGCAGGTGGTGCAGGGCCGCATCACCGGGGCCGAGGCGCTGCTGCGCTGGCGCCATCCGCTCAAGGGCTTCGTCTCCCCGGCCGAGTTCATTCCACTGGCCGAGGACTGCGGACTCATCCTGCCGCTGGGGGAATGGGTGCTGCACACCGCCTGCGAGCGGCTCGCCCAGTGGGCCCACCAGCCCGGCCTGGCAACGCTGGGCCTGGCCGTGAACGTCAGCCCGCGCCAGTTCCACCAGAGCGGCTTCGTCGCCCAGGTCCTGGCGGCGCTGGCCAGCACGGGCGCGGACGGCCGGCGCCTCAAGCTGGAGCTGACCGAGGGCCTGCTGCTGCAGGACGTGGAAGACACCATCGCCAAGATGGCCCAGCTGCGCGCCTACGGCGTCGGTTTTTCGCTCGATGATTTCGGGACCGGCTATTCCTCGCTGGCCTACCTCAAGCGGCTGCCGCTGGACGAGCTCAAGATCGACCAGAGTTTCGTGCGCGATGTGCTCACCGACCCCAACGACGCCGCCATCGCCCGCACCATCGTCGGCCTGGGCACCAGCCTGGGCCTGCGCGTGATCGCCGAGGGGGTGGAAACCGAAGCCCAGCGCGCCTTCCTGGAGCGCAACCATTGCCATGCGTGGCAGGGCTATCTGCTGAGTCCGCCGCTCGTGGCACCGGCCTTCGAGGCGCTCGTGGCCGAACGCGCCGGCGCCGCCACGGCCTGA